The Bacteroidota bacterium genomic sequence ACCATTGGAATTTATAAATATTTTGAGGGCTTTGTTTTTTAATAGTCAACAGACTATCTTTGTACAATTTTTTTAGAACAAAGAATAAAACAAATAGGCTGATGAATACAAAGTTTCCCGAGTACAAAAATTTTGACCTTTCACAGATCAATAAAGATGTTTTAGATCAGTGGCATAAAAACCACACTTTCGAAAAGAGTTTGAAAACCCGTGAAGGTCATCCTGCTTTTGTTTTTTATGAAGGTCCGCCTTCTGCCAATGGTATGCCCGGAATCCATCATGTGATGGCACGTACTATTAAGGATATTTTTTGCCGTTACAAGACATTAAAAGGATATCTGGTTGAACGCAAAGCCGGCTGGGATACTCACGGACTTCCTGTAGAACTGGGCGTGGAAAAGGAACTGGGCATTACAAAGGTCGATATTGGCAAAAAAATCAGCATCATAGATTACAATAAGGCCTGCCGGAAAGATGTCATGAAGTTTACCGATGTTTGGGAAGACCTCACGGAAAAAATGGGTTACTGGGTTGATATGAAAAATCCATACATCACCTATGACAACCGCTACATCGAAACGCTCTGGTACCTGCTTAAAAAATTATATGAAAAAGGCCTGCTATATAAGGGATATACCATCCAGCCATACTCTCCTGCAGCAGGAACAGGATTGAGCACACACGAGCTTAACCAACCCGGTTGTTACCGCGATGTGAAGGATACTACCTGTGTTGCCCAATTCAAGATAATAAAAAATGAACAATCTGCTTTTCTCTTCGAGAATGTAGACACTGATTTGTACTTCCTGGCATGGACCACTACCCCGTGGACATTGCTTTCAAATACCGCTCTATGCGCAGGGCCAAAAATTGAATACCTGAAGGTAAAAACATTTAATCCATATACCGGAATACCCGTCACGGTTATTCTTGCCAAACCCAGGTTTTCTGCTTTTTTCTCAGATAAAGACAGCGAACTGAAGTTCGAAGATTACAAAACCGGAGACAAGCACCTGCCCTACAAAATACTTGCTGAATACAAAGGGACAGAGCTGAACGGGATACGTTACGAACAGCTTATCCCCTACCAGCAGCCTAAGGATGGGGATGCTTTCCGTCTGATCCTTGGTGATTTTGTGACCACTGAAGATGGTACCGGTATTGTCCATATTGCTCCCAGCTTTGGTGCCGACGACTTTAAGGTTGCCAGGGAAAACGGCATAGGTTCACTGACCTTGGTTGATAAACAGGGTAAATTTGTTGAAGGTTGTGGCGAATTCAGCGGACGTTATGTTAAAAATGCTTACGATCCCAAGCTTACCGACAAAGATACTACCGTGGACATCGATATTTCCATGATGCTGAAAAAAGCCAATAAGGTCTTCAAGATCGAAAAGCATATCCACTCCTATCCTCATTGCTGGCGCACCGACAAACCGGTTCTATATTATCCGCTTGACTCCTGGTTTATCAAAACCACAGCGCTCAAGGAAAGGATGATAGAACTGAACAATACCATCAACTGGAAACCTCAATCTACAGGCAGCGGCCGTTTCGGCAAATGGCTGGAAAACCTCGTGGACTGGAACCTTTCCCGTTCGCGTTTCTGGGGAACTCCGCTTCCTATCTGGATGAGCGATGATAAGGAAGAAAAAATCTGCATAGGTTCCGTTGAAGAATTAAAAGCTGAAATTGACAAATCGGTAGAAGCAGGATTCATGAAAGAAAATCCCCTGGCCGGCTTTAATGTTGGGGATAATTCCAGGGAAAATTACGATAAAATTGACCTGCACCGCCCATTTGTGGATGAAGTTGTGCTGGTATCCCCATCAGGAAAGAAAATGTTCCGCGAACCTGATTTGGTAGACGTTTGGTTCGATTCCGGAGCAATGCCTTATGCCCAGCTGCACTATCCTTTTGAACACAAGGATGATTTCAAAGCTCATTATCCTGCAGACTTTGTGGCCGAAGGTGTCGACCAGACCCGTGGCTGGTTCTTTACGCTTCACGCCATTGCATCCATGTTGTTTGACTCGGTTGCTTTCAAAAATATCATCTCTAACGGACTGGTGCTCGACAAAAAAGGCAACAAAATGTCCAAACGTCTGGGCAATGCGGTTGATCCGTTCGAAACCATTGAAAAATACGGATCTGATCCATTGCGCTGGTATATGATCACCAATGCTCAACCCTGGGACAACCTGAAATTCGATACCGACGGGGTTGATGAAGTGAAACGCAAGTTCTTCGGAACCCTATATAATACTTATTCG encodes the following:
- the ileS gene encoding isoleucine--tRNA ligase, which gives rise to MNTKFPEYKNFDLSQINKDVLDQWHKNHTFEKSLKTREGHPAFVFYEGPPSANGMPGIHHVMARTIKDIFCRYKTLKGYLVERKAGWDTHGLPVELGVEKELGITKVDIGKKISIIDYNKACRKDVMKFTDVWEDLTEKMGYWVDMKNPYITYDNRYIETLWYLLKKLYEKGLLYKGYTIQPYSPAAGTGLSTHELNQPGCYRDVKDTTCVAQFKIIKNEQSAFLFENVDTDLYFLAWTTTPWTLLSNTALCAGPKIEYLKVKTFNPYTGIPVTVILAKPRFSAFFSDKDSELKFEDYKTGDKHLPYKILAEYKGTELNGIRYEQLIPYQQPKDGDAFRLILGDFVTTEDGTGIVHIAPSFGADDFKVARENGIGSLTLVDKQGKFVEGCGEFSGRYVKNAYDPKLTDKDTTVDIDISMMLKKANKVFKIEKHIHSYPHCWRTDKPVLYYPLDSWFIKTTALKERMIELNNTINWKPQSTGSGRFGKWLENLVDWNLSRSRFWGTPLPIWMSDDKEEKICIGSVEELKAEIDKSVEAGFMKENPLAGFNVGDNSRENYDKIDLHRPFVDEVVLVSPSGKKMFREPDLVDVWFDSGAMPYAQLHYPFEHKDDFKAHYPADFVAEGVDQTRGWFFTLHAIASMLFDSVAFKNIISNGLVLDKKGNKMSKRLGNAVDPFETIEKYGSDPLRWYMITNAQPWDNLKFDTDGVDEVKRKFFGTLYNTYSFFALYANVDGFTYKEAEIPVSERPEIDRWIISLLNTLIKQVGEYYENFEPTKAGRAIQDFVTEDLSNWYVRLNRKRFWGGGYTPDKIAAFQTLYTCLNVIAKLASPIAPFYMDKLFMDLNSTTAKDKQESVHLDVFPTYDEKLIDIRLEKRMNIAQKVSSMILGLRRKVNIKVRQPLSKIMVPVLDENFKENFESVKNLILSEVNVKEVEYIKDTSGILVKRIKPNFKTLGPKYGKLMKSISASIGNMNQNDISKLEQEGAYHLKFDGQEVPLTLEDVEIISEDIPGWQVANEGNLTVALDITVSEMLHEEGIAREFVNRIQNLRKDKGFDVTDKINVRIQKNPVLDHAITIHSAYIGSQTLALNIDLVDQIDQTDAVEAEITEDAKTFIQVSKVK